ACACATGACACACCCCCATGGCCTATAAATAGCAGCCCTTACAGCAAGAGAGACACCAACCAAACCACCAGAGCCTCCCCAAGAGCAAACAAGTTCCAGGAGCCCACACCCCAGCACACCAGGCACACGAAAGCTAGCGTTAGTACAAGTAGAACATCACATCTCACCTGAAGATGTCTTCCGGGTCGGCGTCGTGGAGCACCTCCCCGAGCTCGGGCTCGGAGTGGAGCAAGAAGGAGAACAAGATGTTCGAGGAGGCGCTCGCCTACTACGGCGAGGGCGCCCCCAACCTCTGGGACAAGGTGGCCAGCGCCATGGGGGGCACCAAGTCTGCTGAGGAGGTACGCCGCCACTTCCAGATCCTCGTCCACGACGTCAACAACATCGAGCACGGCCGCATCCCCTTCCCCAAGTACAAGACCCAGGGCTTCTGGACCTAAAAGGTATAACTCTCAACTAAAAACTGTACAGACATAGGATGGTCTGATGTTAACAAGTTTTCAATGTCAAAGGCACAGCATGCAGGAGCATTTatgtatttttcttttttctttagagGTTACTTACCAGCACGCATGCATGACGACTGGCACCATTAACTCTCTATGAGCCATACTGCTTAACTGCTGCCACCCTGGCCCAATTTATCAGTGGTTTAATCTTAGAACAATCAGACAATTTCCCTGCTTCCAAAACAAAAGCTTAGATGGATCTTGCAGTTTTACTAGGCTACTTTTTTTTTGTAGATTTGTGGTATATTTTGTGCAGCTCCACACTACCTACACACCCATTCGCCTAACCTCATGCCTACATAgaacaaaacaaaagaaagaaagaaagaacaagTTTCTTTTATTTGAGTATCTGTATCTGTGTTCAGAGTTCAGATAAGCTTACAGTGCAAGTGTTTTTCTCAACTTTTCAGGATGAAGCAGTGTAAGCTCCAGTGGACAGTGAACAAAGATGTACAAACTATATCTCTAAGAAGTAAGAATGGACTGTTGTTCTAGAAGGAAGTAAGGGAATCCAGCATTGGTAGAATAACAGGAAGGAAAGGAGCATTGTCTATTTTTGTGTACAAAGTATTGTTAGGTCATGTCCAAGGTTAAGTCTGCCTCAATGTCGTTGTAGATTCTCGTCTACATTCATGAACTGTGTTGTTGTTCATTATCAGTAAACTGTCATGTAAACTCATGTATATGTGTTATTTGTAAGAAGTCGTGCCTGTCGCATTTTGTTGCCTCCAATATCTGGTTTAGCTGGCCACCATGGTCAGTTTGGACTCCACAGGTTTAGAAAGCACACAGAATCCTTGTCGCCAGTACCTTCCTACAAGAGAAGTCACTTTGTTCAAGAACCACAGGAAGAACCTAATGCCAGAATAATCTACATCTGAGCCCACCAATATTCTCTCTTAAGCATCATTGAATCGAGGTTGATATTACGGTAGAATCAAGAACAGTCCTGCAGATTGGCTAAGATACGATCATGATTCTGTCAAAAAAGGCTGTGTATATCAGTCAAGGCTGAACAATGATAGAAGATCATGGTGCACAGACATGGACATACAGCGATTCCATTCAAAGAAATTTCCCTCTTTCTCTACAAGTATTAGGAGTTCAGGACATGATGAAACTAAATTTTATTGATAACAAGGCAGGACGACAAGGACATCAAGATACAATCATATTAGCAACCCTAATGTGCACATAGACAGACAAGTCACAAGGTTGCCCAAAATACTTCACTAATCTAGGCAGCATCTGCCACATTGTCATCTAAATTTAACAGCTTGAATACAACAATACATACTAGCATCACTATCACACATTATTAAACAcatacctactccctccgtcccataatataagaacgtttttgacactagtagaATGtttaaaacgttcttatattttgggacagagggagtagctatgAGCTTGCATTGCCCTTCACATTCTTTGAAGCAGCGTGCTTGATCTCCAGGAGGTGCCACATGTACCTTGTGAGGAAGAGAAAGCCCGGTGGTCACCATTTCCATTTCAGGGGAAAAGAAAGCTCGTTCTGAATCCCCCGCATTGCAACGCCCAGCGCAGAGAGATAGATCGCCCTGGACTGGATCCCGATTCCCAATCTTCTTCAGCAACTTGACCGGGGGAGACAATCAGGATCCCAGAGCTTTTGGGCCCAACGATTTAGAATCTGGCTAGCCGATGATGCAGCGGCGACTACAGGGCGGAATCCAATCCACTTGGCAACGATAGGTAGGCATCTGGCAAACAGAGTCCAAAAGCATTCCCACTTTGCTCTGCttactttagtactccctccattcccttatacaaggccactatcaaaaatacattttgcatcaatacaatgccaccaacagtaatcgaggcaaaaattaatgatgtttcctcgttctagcaactttttaatacttacatgcatgtagtcataatgacagtcAGTCACTTCCTTCCCATTCATTCGTTGCATGCTTGTGGTGTATTAATAATCTCATTTAACGAAAAGAAAAATTGACTTGCAAAGGAGTCATTAAATTTTATCTTGGTAcatgtaatatgagtttgtggccttgtataaaggaatggagggagtagtaatatACTTTGTGAAAGAGATGATGTTTGTAGTACTAGCCAAGGTCCAAGGATCTACTTATGGAGAGAGGCAAGCTGGCTATTCCCAAGCTTCAACATCACATGAATGAATTTTCTCCAAGAATAAAAACATATACATGTAGATAGAAAGTTTGTTCTTGTGTGCAAGATAACGTATTCTGCACAGCATGAGATGCCCCCATCTCCTTTTATCTACCTATATGCCTTTTCAGTCGAAGGAGACAACACGGTGTGGTCAAACTAGCCTCGCCCGCCAGGGAGCAACACGCACGTTCCAAACAAAAGTGTTGGCTCCATCCGTACGACTATAAACCCCTACATTTATTGCTTGATGGTTTATTAATCAAATACTACAAAAATACTCACATTGTAACACTGGTTATATCAAAACTATCATGTTTAAAAATTATAGGAATATGTTGTCTATGTACACTGGCGGGGCTATGTGTTGTGAACTTGTGATGCAGGGGCCATGGCCCCCAGGCCCCAGCCCATGGATATTTTGTGAAGAAACACTGTTTAGGATGGGCAAATTAAGAGAAATAGAGTATTTGGCCTCTTCAGAAAATTCTATTTGGCTATTTGCCCCCTCAGTAATCCCCCGCAAGCTCCGCCACTAATATATGCATACATACTGTGATCCCGTTATTTGGAAGTTAACCCGTCCATGAACGTGTCATAATACTGAACTGACAAAACCTGTCCTGTACGAGAACGGAAATCTAAAGGAAAATTGTCGCAGAAATACATGAAAGAAGTCTAGTTTACATGAGGTAACATCTTTTTGAAATGCTTTGCTCCGATTTTCGAAATATGACGGGGAACCTGCATCTTTGCTATGGCTTTTACGCAGATATGATTCCGGGGGAGAGATCTCTGGTGGATGGATGGACCGGTGCACACGCCACAAGAATCAAACAcaagttgcccccccccccccccccccccgggtcagtgAATCCGATGCAAACCCCAGGACTCCGTGAGTATGCAGCAGCAGGATGGCATTCTGTCAATTCCCTTTCCAAGGCCATTGGAGATGTAAAGATAGATATATTCCTTCGGCCCCCAGAGCCCGAGGGTGTTCATCGTCTCTTTGGAATCTGTTTGTCGACCGGGTGGCAGAGATCGCGTGACATGTAAAGAATGGAGGTTCTTAGCCCACATCACTAGACTAATGCATGGACAAGCAAAATTCGGTTTTGAGCCAGGGGAGCCCCCCGGACTTCTGTATCATCGATGGAGACGGACTCGAAGATTCAGAGGCATGCAAAAAAAATTTGAGATAATTGCACTATGCTTCGTGCTTTGGAAGTCTTTTTGTTTTGTGATTGAACATGACTTTT
This DNA window, taken from Triticum aestivum cultivar Chinese Spring chromosome 1D, IWGSC CS RefSeq v2.1, whole genome shotgun sequence, encodes the following:
- the LOC123176968 gene encoding protein RADIALIS-like 3; translated protein: MSSGSASWSTSPSSGSEWSKKENKMFEEALAYYGEGAPNLWDKVASAMGGTKSAEEVRRHFQILVHDVNNIEHGRIPFPKYKTQGFWT